Proteins from a genomic interval of Pristis pectinata isolate sPriPec2 chromosome 9, sPriPec2.1.pri, whole genome shotgun sequence:
- the klhl18 gene encoding kelch-like protein 18 — protein MVDPEEDLMLFSVSDLPVRGYGLMEEIRRQGKLCDVTLRVGDHKYSAHRIVLAASIPYFHAMFTNDMIECKQDEIVMQGMDPSALEALINFAYNGRLAIDQQNVQSLLIGASFLQLQNVKDACCTFLRERLHPKNCLGVRQFAETMMCTVLYDSANSFIHQHFVEVSMSEEFLALSFEEVLELVARDELNVKSEEQVFEAVLAWVRFNRENRENYLPQLLTKVRLPLCRPQFLTDRVQQDDLVRCCHKCRDLVDEAKDYHLMPERRPHLPSFKTRPRCCTSIAGLIYAVGGLNSAGDSLNVAEVFDPIANRWERCQEMMTSRSRVGVAMVNGLLYAIGGFDGQSRLSTVEVYNPETDTWTKVASMNSKRSAMGTAVMDGHIYVCGGYDGISSLNSVECYAPETDKWVTVTPMSACRSAAGVTVFEGRIYVSGGHDGLQIFNTVECYNHHTTTWYPAPSMLNKRCRHGAASLGSQMYVCGGYDGSGFLSIVEVYNSSSDQWYPLVPMNTRRSRVSLVSNCGRLYAIGGYDGQYNLNSMEMYDAEMNRWTFMAPMVCHEGGVGVGCIPLLSV, from the exons ATGGTGGATCCGGAGGAGGATCTGATGCTCTTCAGTGTCAGCGATTTGCCGGTGCGCGGCTACGGCCTGATGGAGGAGATCCGGCGGCAGGGCAAACTGTGCGACGTGACCCTGCGG GTTGGTGATCACAAGTACAGTGCCCATCGCATTGTGCTGGCTGCATCCATCCCCTACTTCCATGCCATGTTCACTAACGATATGATCGAATGCAAGCAGGACGAGATCGTCATGCAGGGAATGGACCCTAG TGCCCTGGAAGCACTTATTAACTTTGCCTACAATGGTCGACTGGCAATAGACCAACAGAATGTGCAGTCATTGTTGATAGGTGCCAGTTTCCTGCAACTACAGAATGTAAAGGATGCGTGCTGTACCTTCCTCAGAGAGAG GCTGCATCCTAAAAACTGCTTGGGGGTGCGTCAGTTTGCAGAGACGATGATGTGCACTGTCCTTTATGACTCGGCCAACAGTTTCATCCATCAGCACTTTGTGGAGGTGTCCATGTCTGAGGAGTTCTTGGCGTTATCCTTTGAGGAAGTTTTGGAACTTGTTGCTCGAGATGAGCTCAATGTGAAATCTGAAGAACAG GTGTTCGAGGCAGTCCTTGCTTGGGTACGATTTAATCGTGAAAATCGAGAAAACTATCTGCCTCAGCTGCTAACCAAAGTACGCCTCCCTCTTTGCCGACCACAGTTCCTAACTGACAGAGTCCAACAAGACGACTTAGTTCGGTGCTGTCACAAGTGCAG GGACCTTGTTGATGAGGCAAAGGACTATCATCTGATGCCAGAGCGCCGACCACACCTGCCGTCCTTCAAAACACGGCCAAGATGCTGCACTTCCATTGCTGGCTTGATCTATGCTGTGGGAGGTCTCAATTCTGCTG GTGACTCTTTGAATGTGGCAGAAGTGTTTGACCCCATTGCCAATCGATGGGAACGGTGTCAGGAGATGATGACCTCCCGGAGCCGTGTGGGTGTGGCCATGGTAAACGGGCTCTTGTATGCAATAGGTGGGTTTGATGGGCAGTCGAGGTTGAGCACAGTGGAAGTTTACAATCCAGAGACGGACACATGGACCAAAGTGGCCAGCATGAACAGTAAGCGCAG TGCAATGGGGACAGCTGTAATGGATGGACATATCTACGTTTGTGGTGGCTACGATGGAATCTCCTCCCTCAATTCAGTGGAATGTTATGCTCCAGAGACTGACAA ATGGGTGACTGTGACTCCAATGAGTGCCTGTCGTAGTGCAGCAGGAGTCACCGTGTTTGAAGGAAGGATCTATGTTTCTGGAGGCCATGATGGACTGCAGATATTTAATACG GTTGAATGTTACAATCATCACACCACCACCTGGTACCCTGCACCGAGCATGCTCAACAAACGCTGTCGCCATGGGGCAGCTTCCCTGGGCAGCCAGATGTATGTCTGTGGCGGTTATGACGGCTCAGGTTTCCTGAGTATCGTGGAAGTTTACAACTCTTCTTCAGACCAGTGGTATCCTCTCGTCCCCATGAACACTCGTCGTAGCCGAGTGTCCCTTGTGTCAAACTGTGGCCGCTTGTATGCCATTGGCGGTTACGATGGACAATATAATTTGAACTCTATGGAGATGTATGATGCTGAGATGAATCGTTGGACATTCATGGCACCCATGGTGTGCCACGAAGGTGGAGTTGGTGTAGGATGTATACCACTTCTCAGCGTGTAG